The DNA window ATACAAATAAGATAAATatgaatttattatttataagtATTAAAAGAGCCAATCACAATCTGTgaatgataaaaaataatagcaaaaatttacttgataaaaaaaaagaaaatggttgagttataataaattaataataatacggctgataataaattgaattaggaagaaaaaagaaaaaaaaaaaaaaaaaaggaaaaaaaaaattaattaattaaaaataaattattattattgttgttactaTCATGAccattagtattattaatcacaataataacaaacagaataacaataaaaagaagagaataATAacgacaataataataataataaaagccAAAAGGCTTCtggaaacaaaaacaaaaaaaaaatatatattaataaaaataaaattataatccAACAAAGGAGGAGGAAGGGAGGGGGGGTATTgcattttataaaatttatttttttctacttGAAACAAAGTACCAATTACATTtctcttttcatttttttttttttttttttcttttttttctttttttcctgaaattttgttttaaacttttaaattaaacTTGAGAAATGGTTGGACCACCAGAAGTTGTTGGAACACCGCCAGTTGGAATGCCACCAACTGGAGCAGTAGTTCTTTTTCTGCCCAGACCACCACCAAAGGAACCAAAGGCACCGGTAGTCACTAAGGAAATCAAATCcataattaatttaaccaaaaagataaagaaggaaaaatataaaaatgcaGTGGAAGCTTGAGCCTTTCTACATCTATCAGTGGAACCTTGCATAATAGAATTGGAATCTAAATAACTTTGGTTAGTACAGGAGTGTGTTCTAGTACCAACAGCCAAGGCAGTAGCTGCGGCAAAGGTGAACacaaaattcaaaaagTCTAAAACAACTAGAATGATAGGCCAAGCAAATGCAGTAAAGAAATTAGCTAAAATGGCATAAAAGGAGTCAAAAAGCAAACCAAAGGCAGCAGTGAAAATACAAAAGTTAACCCTAGGAGAATGGTTTCCAGACTCAGAGGTAGCAATTAAAGAGCCAATTAAACCTAGAATGATAACTAAAAACATAAAGTTAACTACACGTAACGAATTGTCTACTATTGATAACATTgctaatttttatttttatttgtatttgtatttgtttttttatttttatttttatttttattatttggtttATAAATCTATATTAATACTCTattaaaatgtaaaaagGAATTGAAATGAttgttaaataaaaaaaaaaaagtctttttcttttttaaatatttctatAGTTTATCAAACAACAGTGGTTAttacacttttttttattctttttttctcataagaaaacttttaacaattagcctctttatatatacatatatatatataaacatatataaacatataattaaaacaaaaacaataaacaaacaattaaataaataaaacaacaaaaaaagaaggaaagaGAGAAAGTTGAATGATAAGCAAAATTAAGAGAATAAATcattgaattatttttttgaaagagaaaggacaatttttaatttttataaaattttattaaaaaaaaaaaaaaaaaaaaaattgttgttgttgttttttattttaggaaaaagaaaaacaaacaaatgcAAAAAAAGTATCCCTTAAGGGAGAACGAGAGCCGTAGAAGGAAAGAGATAGATGAAAAAAGCAAAccgataaaataaaaaaaagtataatgTAAATTTGACCAGCAAAAGCTTGTATAATACTGCACTTTTCTCGGTTTGTAAACGCCCCTTCTGTAATGGAGTTCTTTCCATTACTTCCCCCTCATTTTCTTACTACACccattttcctttttttctattatatacttttaGGGAGGCTGACAGTGTGGAGAGGGGCGAGCGGAAACTCAACCAACAAAAACCGCAGAGTCCAAAGCCCAGAGCAATGCCGCGGCTAATTTCCCTTTTGGGtcattttgtaaataatcaacgaaaatattatatatataataaaaaagaaacgaaaaaaaaaaaaaaattactgtACGGCTTTAATCtggattttattatcttttcttCCCACCTTTTCTTCTACCCCCCTCCTGCCCCTTTCCCCCCTCTCAACTTGCACTGCTAGTATAAACAACCATTCCACGGCTGTTTTCAACGTATCTAGACAATGGGCCCCATTTTTACTTAGTTAATGAGCAGAAAATGCATAGCCGTATAAAGTGAttctgttattattatcattaacaaaaagagagaaagaaagaaagaaatatcGTTTTAACTCTCTCcctaaaaaattaaaaaaagataattaaTTATTGCTGTTTCAatggaaaacaaaataaattaaaaaataaattaaaaggtCTATGaaacaatttaatattattatcattattgttcttattaatatcaaCTTCATAAACTAATACTTAGTACTATTATGAATGGTATTGAATTAATAGACTTCCGActtcttgttttattttatttttctgtttatttaaaagcaaattttttttttttttttttcggtTTTTTACACCTACTAATAATTTCGTCTTCAATTGCTTCTTCTTAGGAACATATCTCGTATAAATCAACCATATAactataaataaacaaaacaaatattactGCCAAGACAATGCCCTCCCTTTTCGACAGAATACCAAAGGATGAGAATGTGTCTGTTGGTAACAACCCATtagaatatatttttgaagaaTCTAAaagacaacaacaacaagagGAACAAAAACGCAATGCTCAAATTAATGATACTGATTTTTTATCTAATGTGGTCCATGTTGCTAATGGTGTGACTCCATTCAGACAAACTATTTCTGAAAAAGATAAGGAAAGAGCCATTGCTATTAAATTATCCAAATTACCCAATCAACTAGGTAATACCACTCCCGCTAAATTGGGCTACACAAAGAcgaatccaaaaaaaagcaaGCGTATTGCCATTGGTCCATCTAATGCCACTCACTCCAACGTTCATTTGAAGAATTATTATCCTAAGGATATTAAGATTCCTCAAGAACTTAGTGCAATGGACAACAAACAAAATGCTATTCTTCAAGAAATCAGCTTAAATGAGGAcaaattgaaatatttaaatagaTCCCAAAAAGTTTTAGATGTTAGAAACATTGATAAAACTGTTACTTCCACTCAGTATgagaaatataattttgaggataaatttaaattgaaattgaaatacatggaaaaaagaagaaaggaaaaggagGAGCTAAAACTCAAATCGGTTGAAAAGGAAAGTGTTGAAAAAGGGGAAAACGAAGGGGAAGAAAACGAAGGGAAGGAAaatgaagaggaagaaggagaaaaggaagaagaggaaaataTCGCTCTTACGGGagaggaagaaaaagaggggATGAAAGACGGTAAGGAAATTCTactagaagaagaaaaagaggatAGAATTACACCAcaaaaagaggaagaaaTAGAAACAGAAATCGAGAACAGCGAAATTTCTCCAgagaaggaaaataaagttatttCAGAAGCTGAGAATCAAGTTTTGCCAGAAAATGAACTTTCCACAACTCAAGAGAATTTTGAGTCTATTACTATCAATAGTGAGCCGGTTATTCtagacaaaaaaacaaataattctTTACCACTAGAAGAACACGCTACAGTTGATGAACCTACAAAACAAGATGATTTACCAGATGAAAAATCCGGACAAGATGTTGCCGCTTCTCCACCATCCTCTGTAGAagataatattgataacaGCTATAAATTTAAGTTGGAAGATGTGACTACATTATCCGATTTCCCCATTGTTACAGATTTTAATGCTGCTCCTCGTGTCAAGGTCACTAATATCAAAGCGCCAACCCAAAATGACACTTCTAATAgtattttttccatttttagATTAAATAGACCACAGCCATTAAATACTGCTAATATGACTGGCAGTAGCAAAATTACTGCTACTCCTAATAATCCAGAGTACATTGTTAAAACAGATAAGGGCTATATTTCAAAAGTAGTTTATGATAAAATTAGGTTAGATATTGGGAGTAATAATAGAGAAATCAATAAATACTTGGATGATCAATCTATTaaatatgataaaaaaaaatactcgtattcaaaaaaattgactAAACTAGATGGCAAATTGGCCAAACTTTCCAAGAAAATggataaattaaaacaagaaaatgaCGAAGAGCTAAAAATTAGTGATTTTGCCCATCAAAAGCATTTGCTTGATTTAAATTCCGCACACTTTGATACAAGACAAAAAATCtatgatgaaaatgatcttttaaaagagaaaaaaattgctgACGCGGAAAAAGTTAAGAGTGATCAGATTGAACTTAATAGGGAAAttgatgaaattaaaaaactgGAGTCTGCTTTAGAATCTAAACATACTGAATATGTCGAAACTGTCAAAGATTTAAGTAATCAGCTAGATGAACATGTGGACAAATTGAATGCCTCAATTGATGAACAGAAAGAACTTTCAAAGCATATCAGTGAATTGAAAGCCAGCAAATCTGATTTAGTAGCTCAAATCAACTTGGCTGAACAAACGCACAAAGAGGCCACTAACAAGATCGCCAGCATTGACAACAAAGAATATTTACCACAACTAACTGCTATTGATACAGAAATTAACAGTAAAATGGATGAACTTACTAGATTGAAAAAAGCAATCGCTGACGAAGTGGCTGCTTATAGGCTACTTGAAAAAGACTTGGAAAATAAACGCATCGAAGAGGAGGCCAGATTAGCTAAAGAACGCgaagaaattgaaaaactACACCAAGCTGAATTGATAAAACAGAAAGAAGAGTATGCtcaaaaagagaaagaaatgGAATCAGCTTATCAAAAACATTATgaagaattaaatgaaaagCATAATTCTGAGGTTAATAACTTGAATGGTATTGTTCAGAATAAAGATGCTGCGTTATTAAAGGAGCAGgaagaaagggaaaaagtTGCCAGAGAAAAGGTTAGACTAGCTGGGCTGGTTGCTATAAGAGATCAAGAAGATGCCAAACAAAaggatttattattaaaaactgAGCATTTAGAAAAGGCTCGTAAGCAAGCTGAAGCACAGGCTGGTGCGGAAGAAGCTGTATTGAATAACAAGAATGATTCTGTTGATGTTCCTAGAATTGCACCAGATAACATTAACGAAAATGGGTCTATATATACCTATTATACGCAAGAAGAAATCAAGAGTTTAGAATAGAGACCAAGTGGAATATGTCTATTGGTCCAAGGCTGTgtatattcttttatttttttttatttttctttttcctatttactagattttttattttatttttttttagtcaGTGTTAACATCCGGGATGAGAATTGATGGGAGGGGGGAGGAAAGAATACAGGTTGTTAGTATTAAATGGTTATTTGTTCtgttgtaattttttttattgaatattatttttattttgtttttgttatttgaaatataattattgttgttatataaaagaagtatagatatttattttatcattttatatattttttctttttctttttggagccaatatatatatataaaaataaaaataaaaataaaaataaaaataaaaataaaaagcgTCTTTTTGACCAAGTTTTCATTGcccaaataaaaataccatgaaaaaaaaaaaaaaaaatgcctTGATATTCTTTAAGTTGATATATCCcctgtttcttttttttaacttcttGTTTCTTAATTTCTTTCACTTGCTTATAACAAATAACTCTTTTTaagtataaaaatagatacagaaataaaaaaaaaaaaaaaaagtaaagcaaagacaaaaacaaaaatatggctgaaaaagaagaaatcaAAACTACCGAATCAACAGTATCACCAGTTAACACAAACAAACCAGAAAACAAAACTTCCAACCAGGAACAGAAACCTAGTGTCACTCcttcaaaaacaaaaactaCTAAAAACGGTGGTTGGAACTCTTTTTATAattctattaataattttataaccACCACAACGAGTACTATCCAAGAATCACTAGACGATGAGATCTTCAACAATTTGAcggttaaaaaaaacttgtttTTAATCCAACAAACTCTAAGCTCCGATCCCAACTTTGAATTAAGCAAGTTGCCCAAATCctataaaatattagagGCTAAATGTGATTGTATTgaaaaaactattaaaagATTCAAGTTAGTTACTTCAACTTATGCTGTAGAAGGTTATGACTATCCACCTAATTTAACTGAAGGTATTAGTGGGTTATGGAACTCTAATACCAATACTACTGTTACCCAATCCActgataaaaaagatacagaaaacaatgaaaatgaGGGAATTTTACCAAGATCATTTGCAGCTGCATTACATAAGAGCTGTAAGGAATCTATTGCTATATTAAAACCAATTTGTGATGTAAGTGCAAGTGGTAAATCAAATGCTGAGGAAAATGAAGATTCTGGTTTGAAAGATTTAATTACAGTTTTTGAAACTCTTGGAACTTCTCAATTTCTAATGGACGAAGATAAAGCTATAATGGATAAATTAATGATTgatcaaataaataaaggtTTAGATATGTTGgtgaataaaaatttgaagGAAATTCATAAATTGCGCAAACAAGTTGAGGACTCAAAGTTAACTTTCGATTCAATTAGATATGAATTAAAAGACAAAGATGTTAAAGAAAGTGATCCTGAGTACGTCAAAATGGAGAAATTAGAAGACGATTTTGTTACACATACTTCTGAAGCCGTTAACGTGATGAATGATTTTGTTGATGGCTTtgatttgataaaattattgaaattatttaatgaaTTTCAACTGGATTATCATAAAAAATGTGTCAAAGCTTTAGAGGCTTCAGAACAAGTTTTACAATCTATAACAacggaagaagaagaagaagaagaagaagaagaagaagaagaagaagaagaagaagaagaagaagaagaagaagagcaCTAACTTACTCATTTATTCTGTCCCtatttattagtattataaCTGTTTAcgtataatttttatactCTCTATCTAACTTTTCattaaattgtttattCTTAATGTTGATGTACCCACCataatttgtattattgTACTCTGTTTGTAAACTTCTAGCAATCTCTTTAGCTCTTTTAttgtatcttttttttgaactTGTTATCAATCTGTTTGCCAAATCTTGAAGTTTTGCTCTATCATCATGTACCAAAATACCGCTCTCCGTGTATTCAATTGCACTATTTCCAGTCTTGGTTTTATCTAACATtgttttatcattatatgGTAGATCACTAATGTCTCTATcatatgtattttttgcTAAAATATCATAGTTTTGATAgttaacattattatctaCATCGCCTAATCCTTTTAAccttttatttacttttaagTTACTCTTGGTTTCCCAGTATTCATAGTCTCGTAttgtataataaaaagcatTTTTACCCCCTTTTCCACGATTTTGTATATCACTATTATCCTCAGAATTCATTCGTATTGGCTGGTTAAAAGTAATTTTATCGTTAATAAgtttttcttcctcttttcGCATGTTTAACCTAATATTGACATGTCTTTTCTTCAATTCACGTAATTTGTCTCTATATTGTTTTGAGTTCATTTTTGGATTATAAATACTATcacttttatatatatatatataacccTTTTCCTATTCAGTTGTTACGTAATTTAAACTGATTGttgacaaataaaaataacgaCAACTTTTTAGAAGAAGGacattattaatttaaatatagaATAAACCATATGATTACAAAGTTATTAATTGTATGAACCtgatttaaattatttacaatTATAGAATTCAGTTTATTGATTAAAATGTAAACtgcatattttttataatccgggtacttttttttcttaagtagtcgtttcttttttttattttttttttattttatttttttttttaatttttttttttttaaaagcaaaaaaatttttttccttttctcaAATCACCTTTTGGCCATTTCAAAAGATAATGCCCAACTTGATACTTGTATATTCCAACTAACCATAGGAGATTATCACATTTCTGGTAACAACAAacagttaaaaaaaaaatagaatatatatatatatatatatatatacaaataCATATATCTATGACCTGCTCAATTTCGCAATCATTTAGGATAGCTGCATTACCTAAAATAGCTTCCTTAAACAACTTTTCCAAACAAACTACATATTTGCAGTTGACAGAATCCTCTCCAGTCACTGAAAAGtcaaattttataaatattggTATTAGTGGTTCATCTTTATCCCAGTTTATTATCAATCCCACCCCAAAATTAGTTTTCAATCATTCTATCCCTTCAACAAATACGGTTACTGCATTTGATGTCTTGGAAATAGAAGATCAGCCGGAACATGTAGATGAACAAACGGATGGTACGATCAATTCTAATGTATCAGCAAGAGAATACTGGGTTTATGGACTATTGGCCAATAATAAAGTGTCTACTTTGAACTTTTTCACACGTACTTTGAACAATAACAGTACTAGCGATGGAGTTGAACCGGATAGCAGTAACAATACTACTACCAAAGTTACCACCTTAAAGGTGGACAGTAAAATTGtggatttaaaaattttaaataaaaattccaCCATAATTTTGATCGTTTTTGATAATGGGTTAATTCAATTAAgagatttgaaaaatatacaaaagaTTGTATATTCTATTGATACTTTATATGAGTGTTTTAATTATTCCGCCTTTTTTGTGGAGAATGATAAGACTTACCTATTTACTTTATCCCGTTTGAAaccagaaaaaaataatagcagTAATACTGGTATTGTTTACAAGTTATTCAATATTGATTGCACTCACCATACAATTATAGAACTAAATACTATAGTGATAGaagattttaatataattgaggaaatcaacaaaaagttttataacaatggaaaatattatcaattgAATAGTTCTGACAAAGCCATTGAGATTTATCAATTAccaaattttcaatttaaagCTAAAATTGATgtttctaatatttttcttgataTTTACCAAGGGAGTAACCAAGAAGAGGGTAAGCAAGAAGATATTAC is part of the Saccharomycodes ludwigii strain NBRC 1722 chromosome III, whole genome shotgun sequence genome and encodes:
- the FHN1 gene encoding Fhn1p (similar to Saccharomyces cerevisiae YGR131W | FHN1 | Functional Homolog of Nce102 (paralog of YPR149W | NCE102)) — its product is MLSIVDNSLRVVNFMFLVIILGLIGSLIATSESGNHSPRVNFCIFTAAFGLLFDSFYAILANFFTAFAWPIILVVLDFLNFVFTFAAATALAVGTRTHSCTNQSYLDSNSIMQGSTDRCRKAQASTAFLYFSFFIFLVKLIMDLISLVTTGAFGSFGGGLGRKRTTAPVGGIPTGGVPTTSGGPTISQV
- a CDS encoding uncharacterized protein (similar to Saccharomyces cerevisiae YGR130C | component of the eisosome with unknown function), whose translation is MPSLFDRIPKDENVSVGNNPLEYIFEESKRQQQQEEQKRNAQINDTDFLSNVVHVANGVTPFRQTISEKDKERAIAIKLSKLPNQLGNTTPAKLGYTKTNPKKSKRIAIGPSNATHSNVHLKNYYPKDIKIPQELSAMDNKQNAILQEISLNEDKLKYLNRSQKVLDVRNIDKTVTSTQYEKYNFEDKFKLKLKYMEKRRKEKEELKLKSVEKESVEKGENEGEENEGKENEEEEGEKEEEENIALTGEEEKEGMKDGKEILLEEEKEDRITPQKEEEIETEIENSEISPEKENKVISEAENQVLPENELSTTQENFESITINSEPVILDKKTNNSLPLEEHATVDEPTKQDDLPDEKSGQDVAASPPSSVEDNIDNSYKFKLEDVTTLSDFPIVTDFNAAPRVKVTNIKAPTQNDTSNSIFSIFRLNRPQPLNTANMTGSSKITATPNNPEYIVKTDKGYISKVVYDKIRLDIGSNNREINKYLDDQSIKYDKKKYSYSKKLTKLDGKLAKLSKKMDKLKQENDEELKISDFAHQKHLLDLNSAHFDTRQKIYDENDLLKEKKIADAEKVKSDQIELNREIDEIKKLESALESKHTEYVETVKDLSNQLDEHVDKLNASIDEQKELSKHISELKASKSDLVAQINLAEQTHKEATNKIASIDNKEYLPQLTAIDTEINSKMDELTRLKKAIADEVAAYRLLEKDLENKRIEEEARLAKEREEIEKLHQAELIKQKEEYAQKEKEMESAYQKHYEELNEKHNSEVNNLNGIVQNKDAALLKEQEEREKVAREKVRLAGLVAIRDQEDAKQKDLLLKTEHLEKARKQAEAQAGAEEAVLNNKNDSVDVPRIAPDNINENGSIYTYYTQEEIKSLE
- a CDS encoding uncharacterized protein (similar to Saccharomyces cerevisiae YPR148C | protein of unknown function); translated protein: MAEKEEIKTTESTVSPVNTNKPENKTSNQEQKPSVTPSKTKTTKNGGWNSFYNSINNFITTTTSTIQESLDDEIFNNLTVKKNLFLIQQTLSSDPNFELSKLPKSYKILEAKCDCIEKTIKRFKLVTSTYAVEGYDYPPNLTEGISGLWNSNTNTTVTQSTDKKDTENNENEGILPRSFAAALHKSCKESIAILKPICDVSASGKSNAEENEDSGLKDLITVFETLGTSQFLMDEDKAIMDKLMIDQINKGLDMLVNKNLKEIHKLRKQVEDSKLTFDSIRYELKDKDVKESDPEYVKMEKLEDDFVTHTSEAVNVMNDFVDGFDLIKLLKLFNEFQLDYHKKCVKALEASEQVLQSITTEEEEEEEEEEEEEEEEEEEEEEEEH
- the SYF2 gene encoding Syf2p (similar to Saccharomyces cerevisiae YGR129W | SYF2 | SYnthetic lethal with cdc40 (Forty)); this translates as MNSKQYRDKLRELKKRHVNIRLNMRKEEEKLINDKITFNQPIRMNSEDNSDIQNRGKGGKNAFYYTIRDYEYWETKSNLKVNKRLKGLGDVDNNVNYQNYDILAKNTYDRDISDLPYNDKTMLDKTKTGNSAIEYTESGILVHDDRAKLQDLANRLITSSKKRYNKRAKEIARSLQTEYNNTNYGGYINIKNKQFNEKLDREYKNYT